A section of the Falco peregrinus isolate bFalPer1 chromosome 3, bFalPer1.pri, whole genome shotgun sequence genome encodes:
- the C3H1orf94 gene encoding uncharacterized protein C1orf94 homolog, whose protein sequence is MTGTHSVEGSKLELPFLLKHTDPAKGADNQVTAEETKEVKELIQNSTSSSANSSTTVSLTTTAESQAPGQKQQLLPSAEICPKTYSDAVTKNPVTTTALDKKKVEYNASTSGFSTTSLTTALHQPVRQSPSFPPFSIFTNRSNFFPQFQGPHHQSARMPYQQALHPFLGWYSRQVALYSPQHVFQPPYSPVLNYIPLVQPGYPYQQMTLPPTSSNIQELPPMAGDGIQNPFSLSCLVLYLEICDN, encoded by the exons ATGACAGGCACTCACAGCGTGGAGGGCAGCAAGCTGGAGTTGCCATTTCTGCTGAAACACACAGACCCTGCCAAAGGTGCAGACAATCAGGTAACAGCCGAGGAAACAAAGGAAGTGAAGGAGTTAATACAGAACAGCACGTCCAGCTCTGCCAACAGTAGTACAACTGTGTCATtaacaacaacagcagaaaGTCAAGCTCcaggacagaagcagcagctcctacCATCCGCTGAGATTTGCCCCAAAACCTATTCTGATGCAGTCACAAAGAATCCAG taacTACTACAGCactggataaaaaaaaagttgaataCAATGCAAGTACTTCAGGCTTTTCTACTACTTCACTGACCACAGCGTTACATCAGCCAGTGCGGCAGAGCCCGAGCTTCCCTCCATTTTCCATCTTTACCAACCGCTCAAACTTTTTTCCACAGTTTCAG GGTCCACATCACCAGAGCGCAAGGATGCCGTATCAGCAAGCTCTGCACCCTTTCCTTGGATGGTATTCAAGACAG gtAGCTCTATACAGCCCACAGCACGTTTTCCAGCCACCTTACAGTCCAGTGTTGAACTACATCCCTCTGGTTCAGCCTGGTTATCCATACCAGCAGATGACCCTACCGCCAACATCCAGCAACATCCAGGAGCTACCACCAATGGCAGGCGATGGGATCCAGaatccattttctctttcct gtTTAGTTCTGTACCTGGAGATCTGTGACAACTAA